One window of Streptomyces sp. NBC_00273 genomic DNA carries:
- a CDS encoding ABC transporter substrate-binding protein, protein MPKSRTSSFTRRGFVAAGGALGLVAVLAACGGTDSAKGDGGKDNGAAASAAWTFKDDLGKDVTTKAKPKNIVAFTGTAAALYDYGVPVKGVFGPTKTADGKADVQAGSLDISKVEILGNVYDEFNVEKYAALQPDLLVTNSWDGTYWYLPEASKDKILSLAPAAAIKVGGDVTLDKALERTADLAKSLGADLNSKKTVDSKARFEAATAKLRETTKANPGVKVLVGSGADALFYASSPDTAADLKYFKQLGVEFVTPEKLEEGGFFESLSWENAGKYKADVILLDNRTGTLQPEQLKAKPTWNELPAVKAGQVVSRVTEPIFSYDKCAQILEDLAKSIQNAKKVS, encoded by the coding sequence ATGCCCAAGTCCCGAACCTCCTCCTTCACCCGTCGCGGCTTCGTCGCGGCAGGTGGCGCCCTCGGCCTGGTAGCGGTCCTCGCCGCGTGCGGCGGCACCGACTCGGCGAAGGGTGACGGCGGCAAGGACAACGGCGCCGCGGCGTCCGCCGCCTGGACCTTCAAGGACGACCTCGGCAAGGACGTCACCACGAAGGCCAAGCCGAAGAACATCGTCGCCTTCACCGGCACCGCCGCCGCGCTCTACGACTACGGCGTCCCGGTCAAGGGCGTGTTCGGCCCGACCAAGACCGCCGACGGCAAGGCCGACGTCCAGGCCGGCTCGCTGGACATCTCCAAGGTCGAGATCCTCGGCAACGTCTACGACGAGTTCAACGTCGAGAAGTACGCGGCCCTCCAGCCCGACCTGCTGGTCACCAACAGCTGGGACGGCACCTACTGGTACCTGCCCGAGGCCTCGAAGGACAAGATCCTCTCGCTCGCCCCGGCCGCCGCGATCAAGGTGGGCGGCGACGTCACCCTCGACAAGGCGCTGGAGCGCACCGCGGACCTCGCCAAGTCCCTCGGCGCGGACCTGAACTCGAAGAAGACCGTGGACTCCAAGGCCCGCTTCGAGGCCGCCACCGCGAAGCTGCGCGAGACCACCAAGGCCAACCCGGGCGTCAAGGTGCTCGTGGGCTCCGGCGCGGACGCCCTGTTCTACGCGTCCTCCCCGGACACCGCTGCCGACCTGAAGTACTTCAAGCAGCTCGGCGTCGAGTTCGTCACCCCCGAGAAGCTGGAAGAGGGCGGCTTCTTCGAGAGCCTCAGCTGGGAGAACGCCGGCAAGTACAAGGCCGACGTCATCCTGCTCGACAACCGCACCGGCACCCTGCAGCCCGAGCAGCTGAAGGCCAAGCCGACCTGGAACGAGCTGCCCGCCGTCAAGGCCGGTCAGGTCGTCTCGCGCGTGACCGAGCCGATCTTCTCGTACGACAAGTGCGCGCAGATCCTGGAAGACCTCGCGAAGTCCATCCAGAACGCCAAGAAGGTCAGCTGA
- a CDS encoding acyl-CoA dehydrogenase family protein yields the protein MSLDHRLTPEHEELRRTVEAFAHDVVAPKIGDLYERHEFPYEIVAEMGRMGLFGLPFPEEYGGMGGDYLALGIALEELARVDSSVAITLEAGVSLGAMPIYLFGSEEQKQQWLPKMCSGEILGAFGLTEPGAGSDAGGTRTTAVKDGDEWVINGSKCFITNSGTDITGLVTVTAVTGRKADGRPEISSIIVPSGTPGFTVAAPYSKVGWNSSDTRELSFDGVRVPLANLVGQEGRGYAQFLRILDEGRIAISALATGLAQGCVDESVKYAKERHAFGKAIGDNQAIQFKLADMEMRAHMARIGWRDAASRLVSGEPFKKEAAIAKLYSSTVAVDNAREATQIHGGYGFMNEYPVARMWRDSKILEIGEGTSEVQRMLIARELGFAG from the coding sequence ATGTCCCTCGACCACCGGCTCACCCCTGAGCACGAGGAACTCCGCCGCACCGTGGAGGCGTTCGCGCACGACGTCGTCGCCCCGAAGATCGGTGACCTGTACGAGCGGCACGAGTTCCCCTACGAGATCGTCGCCGAGATGGGCCGCATGGGCCTGTTCGGCCTGCCCTTCCCGGAGGAGTACGGCGGCATGGGCGGGGACTACCTCGCCCTCGGCATCGCCCTGGAGGAGCTGGCCCGCGTCGACTCCTCGGTCGCCATCACCCTGGAGGCCGGGGTCTCCCTCGGCGCCATGCCGATCTACCTCTTCGGCTCCGAGGAGCAGAAGCAGCAGTGGCTGCCGAAGATGTGCTCCGGCGAGATCCTCGGCGCCTTCGGCCTGACGGAGCCGGGTGCCGGCTCCGACGCGGGCGGCACCCGCACCACCGCCGTCAAGGACGGCGACGAGTGGGTCATCAACGGCTCCAAGTGCTTCATCACCAACTCCGGTACGGACATCACCGGTCTGGTCACCGTGACCGCCGTGACGGGCCGCAAGGCGGACGGCCGCCCGGAGATCTCCTCGATCATCGTCCCGTCCGGCACCCCGGGCTTCACGGTGGCGGCGCCGTACTCCAAGGTGGGCTGGAACTCCTCGGACACCCGTGAGCTGTCCTTCGACGGCGTACGGGTCCCGCTGGCCAACCTGGTGGGCCAGGAGGGCCGCGGCTACGCGCAGTTCCTGCGGATCCTCGACGAGGGCCGGATCGCCATCTCCGCGCTCGCGACCGGTCTCGCGCAGGGCTGTGTGGACGAGTCGGTGAAGTACGCCAAGGAGCGGCACGCCTTCGGCAAGGCGATCGGCGACAACCAGGCCATCCAGTTCAAGCTGGCCGACATGGAGATGCGCGCCCACATGGCCCGCATCGGCTGGCGCGACGCGGCGTCGCGGCTGGTGTCCGGGGAGCCGTTCAAGAAGGAGGCGGCGATCGCGAAGCTGTACTCCTCGACGGTCGCCGTCGACAACGCGCGCGAGGCGACCCAGATCCACGGCGGCTACGGCTTCATGAACGAGTACCCGGTGGCCCGGATGTGGCGGGACTCCAAGATCCTGGAGATCGGCGAGGGCACGAGCGAGGTCCAGCGCATGCTGATCGCGCGCGAGCTGGGTTTCGCCGGCTGA
- a CDS encoding hydroxymethylglutaryl-CoA lyase has translation MNVPAPGLPARVRIHEVGARDGLQNEKSAVPTKVKAEFIRRLAAAGLTTIEATSFVHPKWVPQLADAEELFPQLADIDAHLPVLVPNERGLDRALALGATRIAVFGSATETFASRNLNRTVAESLAMFEPVVARAKEGGAHVRGYLSMCFGDPWEGAVPVHQVVSVAKALLDLGCDELSLGDTIGVATPGHVQALLSALNEAGVTTDRIGVHFHDTYGQALSNTLAALQHGVSTVDASAGGLGGCPYAKSATGNLATEDLVWMLDGLGIETGVDLSALTATSVWMAERLGRPSPSRTVRALSHKE, from the coding sequence ATGAACGTCCCGGCCCCCGGCCTGCCGGCCCGGGTCCGCATCCACGAGGTCGGCGCCCGCGACGGCCTGCAGAACGAGAAGTCGGCCGTACCCACGAAGGTCAAGGCGGAGTTCATCCGCCGCCTCGCCGCCGCCGGACTGACGACCATCGAGGCGACCAGCTTCGTGCACCCCAAGTGGGTGCCCCAACTGGCCGACGCGGAGGAGCTGTTCCCGCAGCTCGCCGACATCGACGCGCACCTGCCCGTCCTCGTCCCCAACGAGCGCGGCCTCGACCGCGCGCTCGCCCTCGGGGCCACCCGCATCGCGGTCTTCGGCTCGGCCACCGAGACCTTCGCCTCCCGCAACCTCAACCGCACCGTCGCCGAGTCCCTCGCCATGTTCGAGCCCGTCGTGGCCCGGGCCAAGGAGGGTGGCGCGCACGTGCGCGGCTACCTCTCGATGTGCTTCGGCGACCCCTGGGAGGGCGCCGTCCCGGTCCACCAGGTCGTCTCCGTCGCCAAGGCCCTGCTGGACCTCGGCTGTGACGAGCTGAGCCTCGGCGACACGATCGGCGTGGCGACGCCGGGCCACGTCCAGGCCCTGCTCTCCGCGTTGAACGAGGCCGGCGTCACCACCGACCGCATCGGCGTGCACTTCCACGACACCTACGGCCAGGCCCTGTCCAACACCCTCGCCGCGCTCCAGCACGGCGTGAGCACCGTCGACGCCTCCGCGGGCGGCCTCGGCGGCTGCCCGTACGCGAAGAGCGCCACCGGCAACCTCGCGACCGAGGACCTGGTGTGGATGCTCGACGGCCTCGGCATCGAAACCGGGGTCGACCTGTCCGCCCTCACCGCCACGAGCGTGTGGATGGCCGAACGGCTGGGACGTCCCAGCCCCTCCCGTACCGTCCGCGCCCTCTCCCACAAGGAGTAG
- a CDS encoding acetyl-CoA carboxylase biotin carboxylase subunit has protein sequence MFSTVLVANRGEIAVRVIRTLRQLGIRSVAVFSDADADARHVREADTAVRIGPAAAAESYLSVERLLDAARRTGAEAVHPGYGFLAENAAFAQACADAGLAFIGPPASAINLMGDKIRAKETVKAAGVPVVPGSSGSGLTDAELAAAAAEIGMPVLLKPSAGGGGKGMRLVRDEAVLAEEIAAARREARSSFGDDTLLVERWVDRPRHIEIQVLADAHGNVVHLGERECSLQRRHQKVIEEAPSVLLDEKTRAAMGAAAVDAARSCGYVGAGTVEFIVPGGDPSSYYFMEMNTRLQVEHPVTELITGLDLVEQQLRVAAGTPLDFTQSEVTLTGHAIEARVCAEDPARGFLPSGGTVLALSEPSGGAVRTDSGLTAGVPVGSTYDPMLSKVIVHGPDRATALRMLRGALADTVILGVQTNTGFLRRLLAHPDVVSGDLDTGLVERDLSGLLPEGVPPEVYAAAALLDVPRPAPSRNRGSAPDPGPQTPDGLGKWIDPFDAADGWRLGGTPAWTVHHFRLPGQDPVEVRTRLRGTNCELLVSDPAAPISASPGGTPGRSPGELEARGPGQSPGAPARGRIVTRTPDTVTIELDGVTHRFSHAASPEGTWLGRDGDSWHVQTYDPVVANLSGAGRGGADTLAAPMPGTVTMVKVAVGDTVAAGQSLLVVEAMKMEHVISAPHAGTVTELDVTPGTTVAMDQILAVVTPDEDANEDKEGAA, from the coding sequence ATGTTCAGCACTGTTCTGGTGGCGAACCGGGGCGAGATCGCGGTCCGGGTCATCCGCACCCTGCGGCAGCTCGGCATCCGCTCCGTGGCCGTCTTCAGCGACGCCGACGCGGACGCCCGCCACGTACGGGAGGCCGACACGGCCGTCCGGATCGGCCCGGCCGCGGCCGCCGAGAGCTACCTGTCGGTGGAGCGGCTGCTGGATGCCGCCCGGCGCACCGGCGCCGAGGCCGTCCACCCCGGCTACGGCTTCCTCGCCGAGAACGCGGCCTTCGCGCAGGCCTGCGCCGACGCGGGGCTCGCCTTCATCGGGCCCCCGGCGAGCGCCATCAACCTGATGGGCGACAAGATCCGGGCCAAGGAGACCGTGAAGGCGGCGGGCGTGCCCGTGGTCCCGGGTTCCTCGGGCAGCGGCCTGACCGACGCCGAACTGGCCGCGGCGGCCGCGGAGATCGGCATGCCGGTGCTGCTGAAGCCCTCGGCGGGCGGCGGCGGCAAGGGCATGCGGCTGGTGCGCGACGAGGCGGTGCTGGCCGAGGAGATCGCGGCGGCCCGCCGCGAGGCGCGGTCCTCCTTCGGCGACGACACGCTGCTGGTCGAGCGGTGGGTGGACCGGCCGCGGCACATCGAGATCCAGGTGCTGGCGGACGCCCACGGGAACGTGGTGCACCTGGGCGAGCGCGAGTGCTCGCTCCAGCGCCGGCACCAGAAGGTGATCGAGGAGGCCCCGTCGGTCCTGCTCGACGAGAAGACCCGGGCGGCGATGGGCGCCGCGGCCGTCGACGCGGCCCGCTCCTGCGGGTACGTCGGCGCGGGCACGGTGGAGTTCATCGTGCCGGGCGGCGACCCCTCCTCCTACTACTTCATGGAGATGAACACCCGCCTCCAGGTCGAGCACCCGGTGACGGAGCTGATCACCGGGCTGGACCTGGTGGAACAGCAGCTGCGGGTCGCGGCGGGCACCCCCCTCGACTTCACGCAGTCCGAGGTGACGCTGACCGGGCACGCCATCGAGGCCCGCGTCTGCGCGGAGGACCCGGCGCGCGGGTTCCTGCCGTCCGGCGGCACGGTGCTGGCCCTGTCCGAGCCCTCGGGCGGTGCGGTGCGCACCGACTCCGGGCTGACGGCGGGCGTGCCGGTGGGCTCGACGTACGACCCGATGCTGTCGAAGGTCATCGTCCACGGCCCGGACCGCGCCACTGCCCTGCGCATGCTGCGCGGGGCCCTGGCCGACACGGTGATCCTGGGCGTGCAGACCAACACCGGTTTCCTGCGTCGCCTGCTGGCGCACCCGGACGTGGTGTCGGGCGACCTGGACACCGGCCTGGTCGAGCGCGACCTTTCCGGGCTGCTGCCGGAGGGGGTGCCGCCGGAGGTGTACGCGGCGGCTGCGCTGCTGGACGTCCCCCGACCCGCCCCTTCCCGAAACCGGGGCTCCGCCCCGGACCCCGGTCCTCAAACGCCGGACGGGCTGGGTAAGTGGATCGACCCCTTCGACGCAGCCGACGGCTGGCGCCTCGGCGGCACACCCGCCTGGACGGTGCACCACTTCCGCCTTCCCGGCCAGGACCCGGTCGAGGTCCGCACCCGCCTCCGCGGAACGAACTGCGAGCTGCTCGTATCCGACCCGGCCGCGCCAATCTCAGCCTCGCCAGGGGGTACCCCCGGACGGAGTCCGGGGGAGCTCGAGGCGCGGGGTCCGGGGCAGAGCCCCGGCGCACCGGCCCGCGGCCGGATCGTCACCCGCACCCCCGACACCGTCACCATCGAACTCGACGGCGTCACGCACCGGTTCAGCCACGCCGCCTCCCCGGAGGGGACCTGGCTCGGGCGCGACGGCGACAGCTGGCACGTCCAGACGTACGACCCCGTCGTGGCCAACCTCAGCGGAGCCGGACGCGGCGGCGCCGACACCCTCGCCGCCCCCATGCCCGGCACCGTCACCATGGTGAAGGTGGCCGTCGGTGACACGGTCGCGGCCGGGCAGAGCCTCCTCGTCGTCGAGGCGATGAAGATGGAGCACGTCATCTCCGCCCCGCACGCCGGCACCGTCACCGAGCTGGACGTGACCCCCGGCACCACGGTCGCCATGGACCAGATCCTGGCCGTCGTCACCCCGGACGAGGACGCGAACGAGGACAAGGAGGGAGCCGCGTGA
- a CDS encoding carboxyl transferase domain-containing protein: MQQAPVLTSAADPASEAWRTNEAAHRELTEGLRARLDAARLGGGEKARARHTARGKLLPRDRVDALLDPGSPFLELAPLAAEGMYGGAAPAAGVIAGIGRVSGRECVIVANDATVKGGTYYPMTVKKHLRAQEVALENRLPCLYLVDSGGAFLPMQDEVFPDREHFGRIFYNQARMSGAGIPQIAAVLGSCTAGGAYVPAMSDEAVIVRNQGTIFLGGPPLVKAATGEVVTAEELGGGEVHSRTSGVTDHLAEDDAHALRIVRNIVATLPERGALPWSVEAPEEPKVDPYGLYGAVPVDSRTPYDAREIIARIVDGSRFQEFKSEFGQTLVTGFARIHGHPVGIIANNGILFAESAQKGAHFIELCDQRGIPLLFLQNISGFMVGKDYEAGGIAKHGAKMVTAVACTRVPKLTVVVGGSYGAGNYSMCGRAYSPRFLWMWPNAKISVMGGEQAASVLATVKRDQIEGAGQEWPAEDEEAFKAPVRAQYEEQGNAYYATARLWDDGVIDPMETRQVLGLALTACANAPLGDSGFGIFRM; this comes from the coding sequence ATGCAGCAGGCACCAGTGCTGACGAGCGCCGCGGACCCGGCGTCCGAGGCCTGGCGGACCAACGAGGCCGCCCACCGCGAGCTGACCGAGGGCCTGCGCGCCCGGCTCGACGCGGCCCGGCTCGGCGGCGGCGAGAAGGCCCGCGCCCGCCACACCGCCCGCGGGAAACTCCTCCCGCGCGACCGCGTGGACGCCCTCCTCGACCCGGGATCGCCCTTCCTGGAGCTGGCCCCGCTGGCTGCCGAGGGCATGTACGGGGGCGCCGCCCCCGCCGCCGGGGTCATCGCGGGCATCGGCCGGGTCAGTGGCCGCGAGTGCGTGATCGTCGCGAACGACGCCACCGTCAAGGGCGGCACGTACTACCCGATGACCGTCAAGAAGCACCTGCGCGCCCAGGAGGTGGCCCTGGAGAACCGTCTCCCCTGCCTCTACCTGGTCGACTCCGGCGGTGCCTTCCTGCCGATGCAGGACGAGGTCTTCCCCGACCGGGAGCACTTCGGCCGCATCTTCTACAACCAGGCCCGCATGTCGGGCGCCGGCATCCCGCAGATCGCCGCCGTCCTCGGCTCCTGCACCGCGGGCGGCGCGTACGTACCGGCCATGAGCGACGAGGCCGTCATCGTCCGCAACCAGGGCACGATCTTCCTGGGCGGCCCGCCGCTGGTGAAGGCCGCCACCGGTGAGGTGGTCACGGCCGAGGAGCTCGGCGGCGGCGAGGTCCACTCCCGGACCTCCGGCGTGACCGACCACCTCGCGGAGGACGACGCGCACGCGCTGCGGATCGTACGGAACATCGTGGCGACCCTGCCCGAGCGCGGGGCCCTGCCCTGGTCGGTCGAGGCGCCGGAAGAGCCCAAGGTGGACCCGTACGGGCTGTACGGTGCGGTCCCCGTCGACTCGCGCACCCCGTACGACGCCCGCGAGATCATCGCGCGCATCGTGGACGGCTCCCGCTTCCAGGAGTTCAAGTCCGAGTTCGGCCAGACGCTGGTCACCGGCTTCGCCCGGATCCACGGACACCCGGTCGGGATCATCGCCAACAACGGCATCCTGTTCGCCGAGTCCGCGCAGAAGGGCGCGCACTTCATCGAGCTGTGCGACCAGCGCGGCATCCCGCTCCTCTTCCTCCAGAACATCTCCGGCTTCATGGTCGGCAAGGACTACGAGGCCGGCGGCATCGCCAAGCACGGCGCCAAGATGGTGACGGCCGTGGCCTGCACCCGGGTGCCGAAGCTGACGGTCGTGGTCGGCGGCTCGTACGGCGCCGGCAACTACTCGATGTGCGGTCGGGCGTACTCGCCCCGCTTCCTGTGGATGTGGCCCAACGCCAAGATCTCCGTGATGGGCGGGGAGCAGGCGGCCTCGGTGCTCGCGACGGTCAAGCGCGACCAGATCGAGGGCGCGGGCCAGGAGTGGCCCGCCGAGGACGAGGAGGCCTTCAAGGCCCCGGTCCGCGCGCAGTACGAGGAACAGGGCAACGCCTACTACGCCACGGCGCGGCTGTGGGACGACGGGGTCATCGACCCGATGGAAACCCGGCAGGTGCTGGGACTGGCCCTGACCGCGTGCGCGAACGCCCCGCTGGGCGACTCGGGCTTCGGCATCTTCCGTATGTGA
- a CDS encoding SACE_7040 family transcriptional regulator — translation MSTRAAAPTRREQILSEAARLFAARGFHGVGVDEIGAAVGISGPGLYRHFAGKDAMLAELLVGISERLLTGGRHRVAEAAGDPARVLSSLIDGHIDFALDDRALITLHDRELDRLREADRKLVRQLQRQYVELWVEVVRELHPEVGEAEVRVAVHAVFGLLNSTPHLAALGREAVESLLRRLAHGAFGALSA, via the coding sequence ATGAGCACCAGAGCGGCCGCACCCACCCGTCGCGAGCAGATCCTCAGTGAGGCCGCTCGTCTCTTCGCCGCGCGTGGATTCCACGGCGTGGGCGTCGACGAGATAGGGGCCGCCGTGGGCATCAGCGGACCCGGCCTGTACCGGCACTTCGCGGGCAAGGACGCCATGCTCGCCGAGCTGCTCGTCGGCATCAGCGAGCGGCTGCTGACCGGCGGCCGGCACCGCGTGGCGGAGGCGGCGGGCGACCCGGCCCGGGTGCTGTCCTCCCTCATCGACGGCCACATCGACTTCGCGCTCGACGACCGGGCGCTGATCACCCTGCACGACCGGGAGCTCGACCGGCTGCGGGAGGCCGACCGCAAGCTCGTACGGCAGCTCCAGCGCCAGTACGTGGAGCTGTGGGTGGAGGTCGTACGGGAACTGCACCCGGAGGTCGGCGAGGCGGAGGTACGGGTCGCCGTGCACGCGGTCTTCGGCCTGCTCAACTCCACCCCGCACCTGGCGGCCCTGGGGCGCGAGGCGGTGGAATCGCTCCTGCGGCGCCTCGCACACGGCGCGTTCGGGGCGCTGTCGGCGTGA